A window of Haliscomenobacter hydrossis DSM 1100 contains these coding sequences:
- a CDS encoding transglutaminase domain-containing protein — MLRQIFTLSFVLIVFFLASAQSNDYTAVDQYALNAPDESSQSLYTLANYLKGNGKFSERDKARSIYTWITHNIRYNHSVIEQKLLGTRENTLMQQPENVLAQRNAVCEGYANLYKSLANLMGLSAEIVTGKVRREDGVIPEIGHAWIAIRLAGEWSLSDPTWGAGYYDPEAEIHFPPSDDLYFLVASATMIRDHYPYDPVWQLNRYPMTQAQWETWDLLSPAPQSTSTLPFFYADTIMHMNLLDTLQRTLNTCARILRFNPNDDFALTQLGLKMYEQGLVSMVEIYQHLFSLESSPRAQMDTVRYFQQLQLVEQYFARSWTYLHAVKNERLQIIQQQMQPLKYLQAELIFVRGHVHYTQLSRYSRENLNNLSQSNVQATLRRIQLECERATNSYQQALNLYAQSTEEAIQKKRAEIVFFLARCFYLNTISHLNGSANRSSLGEESLAANLAAIVRGKNALLSMKQSIDASAGFSESEGINEMRKDYPLLMAKLLANESLTRHDLVSLRYRMVFDNPLPFLESNFSTALEGYRDAERRAVEGLKILSTSPNKSERQTVMQFLNAGGGLANIQIGAYQAQVAFKLHEKLVKNPSLSVKDKPEALSRIQKAQDAFVRAKPFLEKSGSNSNRMLIDLQSREAKLEELKKWWSGR; from the coding sequence ATGCTGCGACAAATTTTCACGCTTAGCTTTGTACTGATTGTTTTTTTTCTGGCCAGTGCACAATCAAATGACTACACCGCCGTAGATCAATACGCGTTAAATGCCCCCGATGAAAGCAGCCAAAGCCTCTATACCCTGGCGAACTACCTCAAGGGCAACGGGAAATTCAGCGAACGCGATAAAGCCCGCTCTATTTATACCTGGATTACCCACAACATCCGCTACAACCACAGCGTCATTGAACAAAAACTGTTGGGTACCCGTGAAAACACCCTGATGCAACAACCTGAAAATGTCTTGGCGCAGCGCAATGCGGTATGTGAAGGGTATGCCAATTTGTACAAATCCCTGGCCAACCTGATGGGTTTAAGCGCTGAAATTGTCACAGGTAAAGTACGCCGGGAAGATGGTGTGATTCCCGAAATAGGTCACGCCTGGATTGCCATTCGCCTGGCCGGTGAATGGTCTTTGAGCGACCCTACCTGGGGTGCAGGTTACTACGACCCGGAAGCAGAGATTCATTTCCCTCCCAGTGACGATTTGTATTTTTTGGTAGCCTCGGCAACCATGATCCGCGATCATTACCCTTACGACCCGGTTTGGCAACTCAACCGGTATCCCATGACGCAAGCACAGTGGGAAACCTGGGATTTGCTTTCACCCGCTCCTCAAAGCACCAGTACCTTGCCCTTTTTTTACGCGGATACCATCATGCACATGAACCTGCTGGATACCCTTCAACGCACCCTCAATACTTGTGCTCGTATCCTCCGTTTCAACCCCAATGACGATTTTGCACTTACCCAATTGGGATTAAAAATGTACGAACAGGGCCTGGTGTCCATGGTCGAAATTTATCAACATCTCTTTTCCCTCGAAAGCAGCCCTCGGGCTCAGATGGACACGGTACGCTATTTTCAGCAATTACAATTGGTTGAACAATATTTTGCACGCTCCTGGACTTATTTGCACGCCGTAAAAAATGAACGACTTCAAATCATTCAACAGCAAATGCAACCCCTCAAATACCTGCAAGCTGAACTCATTTTTGTCCGTGGGCATGTCCATTACACCCAATTGAGTCGATATAGTCGTGAAAACCTCAACAACCTCAGCCAGTCCAATGTACAAGCCACGTTGCGCCGCATCCAACTGGAATGTGAACGAGCTACCAATAGTTATCAACAAGCCTTGAATTTGTATGCGCAAAGTACCGAGGAAGCCATCCAGAAAAAACGCGCCGAAATCGTTTTTTTCCTCGCCCGTTGTTTTTACCTCAATACCATTAGCCACCTCAATGGCAGTGCCAATCGGAGCAGTTTGGGGGAAGAATCCCTGGCTGCCAATTTAGCCGCCATTGTCCGTGGCAAAAACGCTCTTTTATCCATGAAACAAAGCATAGATGCCTCAGCGGGGTTTTCCGAATCGGAAGGCATCAACGAAATGCGCAAGGACTACCCCCTGCTCATGGCCAAGTTGTTGGCCAACGAAAGCCTTACCCGCCATGACCTGGTAAGCCTGCGCTACCGTATGGTTTTTGACAATCCCTTGCCTTTTTTAGAAAGCAATTTCAGTACCGCACTGGAAGGTTACCGCGATGCTGAACGCCGTGCGGTGGAGGGCCTCAAAATTCTCAGTACTAGCCCCAACAAATCCGAACGACAAACCGTGATGCAATTTCTGAATGCCGGAGGAGGTTTGGCCAATATTCAAATTGGTGCCTACCAGGCCCAGGTCGCGTTCAAATTGCATGAAAAACTGGTCAAAAACCCATCTCTCAGCGTAAAAGACAAACCCGAAGCCCTCTCCCGTATCCAGAAAGCCCAGGATGCCTTCGTACGGGCTAAACCTTTTTTGGAAAAGTCTGGATCAAACAGCAACCGCATGCTGATCGATTTACAATCCCGTGAAGCCAAATTGGAAGAATTGAAAAAATGGTGGAGTGGTCGATAA
- a CDS encoding carboxypeptidase regulatory-like domain-containing protein produces MRMLSIFFYATMLLNTADAPINKNKIVGKIAIPTEVPLLKRGSNQKYCEEEPASPRKKQIEQENHPNRHVVVSFHPLDFKAPISPTANAIMNQMEKTFVPKVLPVTQGSTVEFLNSDTEVHNIFSMTPRATFNIGRRQPGKAVPQLIEKLGLVELRCDIHCGMNASILSLDTPFFTKANANGNYEVDGLPDGNYKVQVYHYSLGFVEDNITVKGGGVVTKNLNLVKP; encoded by the coding sequence ATGCGTATGCTGTCCATCTTCTTTTATGCAACAATGCTGCTGAATACAGCGGATGCTCCAATCAACAAAAACAAGATTGTTGGAAAAATAGCCATCCCCACCGAGGTGCCCCTGCTTAAACGGGGTAGCAATCAGAAGTACTGCGAAGAAGAGCCCGCCAGCCCGCGCAAAAAACAAATTGAGCAGGAGAATCATCCCAATCGACACGTGGTGGTGAGTTTTCATCCCCTCGATTTTAAAGCCCCCATTAGCCCAACTGCCAACGCCATCATGAACCAGATGGAAAAAACTTTTGTGCCCAAGGTATTGCCCGTCACCCAGGGCAGCACGGTGGAGTTTTTGAACAGCGATACCGAAGTACACAACATATTCAGCATGACCCCGCGGGCTACGTTCAACATTGGCCGTCGTCAGCCGGGGAAGGCTGTACCTCAATTGATTGAAAAACTGGGTTTGGTCGAATTGCGTTGCGACATCCATTGTGGCATGAATGCTTCCATTTTAAGCCTGGACACCCCGTTTTTTACCAAAGCAAACGCCAACGGGAATTACGAAGTAGATGGTTTGCCGGATGGCAATTACAAAGTGCAGGTGTACCACTATAGCCTCGGTTTTGTTGAAGACAACATCACCGTGAAGGGTGGGGGAGTGGTCACCAAAAACCTCAACCTGGTTAAGCCATAG
- a CDS encoding response regulator, translated as MEAHNTIKLLLVDDHQVLIDGIKALLEKAEGISIVHQALNGKGALETLEQHHAEIDLVLLDINMPDMNGFEVCQEIKKRFPDKKVLSLTMHSEAGFITKMVKAGADGYVLKNAGKDELVTAIRSIQQGEKYFSKEVTNSLLDGMQSKKPSRSQYIPKITRREKEILRLIIDECNTDEIAAKLFISDTTVISHRKSLLRKLNVKNTAGLVRVAYEFNLLAEE; from the coding sequence ATGGAAGCACACAATACCATCAAACTTCTTTTGGTCGATGATCACCAGGTGCTCATTGACGGCATCAAAGCCTTACTGGAAAAAGCCGAAGGCATCAGTATCGTTCACCAGGCCCTCAATGGCAAAGGTGCTTTGGAGACCTTGGAACAACACCATGCCGAAATCGACCTGGTTTTGCTCGACATCAACATGCCCGATATGAATGGTTTTGAGGTCTGCCAGGAAATCAAAAAACGTTTTCCCGACAAAAAAGTCCTGAGCCTGACCATGCACAGTGAGGCGGGCTTCATCACCAAAATGGTCAAAGCGGGTGCCGATGGCTATGTGCTCAAAAATGCCGGAAAAGATGAATTGGTGACGGCCATACGCAGCATACAGCAAGGGGAGAAATACTTCAGCAAAGAAGTCACCAATAGTTTGTTGGATGGCATGCAGTCCAAAAAGCCCTCGCGCTCGCAGTACATTCCCAAAATCACTCGCCGGGAGAAGGAAATTTTACGCCTAATCATTGATGAATGCAATACCGATGAGATTGCCGCGAAGTTGTTCATCAGCGATACGACGGTGATTTCGCACCGGAAAAGTTTACTGCGGAAATTGAACGTGAAGAATACGGCGGGATTGGTCAGGGTGGCGTATGAGTTTAATTTATTGGCGGAGGAGTGA
- a CDS encoding DUF6932 family protein encodes MLEFDFDGHLKPYNAISVPPDQLEKLAEEHFLMNTHRNALFRHYLFLSEELENVLTFPSFQYMDGSFVTRKSEPKDLDLVIFIDYRDFEANEKELKFLLERNKNLNLDCYFEKRYPEDHKFFMRYKTDLLYWESLFSKTRTKKKKGFLKIESYGSGGK; translated from the coding sequence ATGCTAGAATTTGATTTCGATGGACATTTAAAACCATACAATGCCATCAGTGTACCTCCAGATCAACTAGAAAAATTAGCGGAAGAACACTTTCTAATGAATACCCATCGGAACGCGCTATTCAGGCACTATCTTTTTCTTTCGGAAGAATTGGAGAATGTGCTTACATTCCCTTCTTTTCAATACATGGATGGCAGTTTTGTCACCCGTAAGTCGGAGCCAAAAGATTTGGATCTGGTCATTTTTATAGATTACCGGGATTTCGAAGCCAATGAAAAAGAACTAAAATTCTTGCTCGAAAGGAACAAGAACCTTAACTTGGACTGTTATTTTGAAAAACGGTATCCAGAAGACCACAAGTTCTTCATGCGCTACAAGACGGACTTACTGTATTGGGAGTCTTTGTTTTCAAAGACCAGAACGAAAAAAAAGAAAGGTTTTTTAAAAATCGAATCCTATGGAAGCGGTGGAAAGTAA
- a CDS encoding DUF5995 family protein encodes MQTIEQVLHHMTQRADAWEKTGDQRCTFLRCYNLMSSNMALAIREGHFHDPSWISTLMLRFAEYYFEALAHYECQAEQTSAVWRHAHNATVATRLHVLQNLLLGVNAHINYDLPLSLYDCLHQEWGALSAAQKQLRQDDHEKVNQIIASTIDAVQDTVVEPQSPIMAVVDRVMGRMDEWLLSQLINSWRNEVWNVAIRLLDAADVTERERIRQEQEQRVIERAEGLIAAF; translated from the coding sequence ATGCAAACCATCGAACAAGTCCTACACCACATGACCCAGCGCGCTGATGCCTGGGAAAAAACCGGCGACCAGCGCTGCACCTTCCTGCGTTGCTACAACCTGATGAGCAGCAACATGGCCCTCGCCATCCGCGAAGGCCATTTTCATGACCCGAGCTGGATCAGCACCCTGATGTTGCGCTTTGCCGAGTACTATTTCGAGGCGCTGGCGCATTACGAATGCCAGGCTGAACAGACCTCCGCCGTGTGGCGGCACGCCCACAATGCCACTGTAGCAACCCGGCTGCACGTGCTGCAAAACCTCTTGCTGGGTGTCAATGCCCACATCAATTACGATTTACCCCTGTCTTTGTACGATTGTTTGCACCAGGAATGGGGTGCGCTCAGTGCAGCACAAAAGCAGTTGCGCCAGGACGATCACGAAAAGGTCAATCAAATCATTGCCAGTACCATTGATGCGGTGCAGGATACCGTGGTTGAGCCGCAATCTCCTATCATGGCCGTAGTTGATCGGGTGATGGGCCGGATGGACGAATGGTTGCTCTCCCAACTGATCAACAGTTGGCGCAACGAGGTCTGGAATGTGGCCATACGTTTGCTCGATGCAGCAGATGTGACGGAACGGGAGCGGATTCGACAGGAGCAGGAGCAGCGGGTAATCGAACGCGCCGAAGGCTTGATTGCCGCATTTTGA
- a CDS encoding porin, protein MNRNTCLVFLLGFYALGLWGQEKTQIELNGTADVEYLRGGNSSHYYLNGVHKDLKAGAVRPLELNLLAKIRFNPQLSANFRVQMERDEGLKFDQVRLAQANVQWNPKESPWQFTVGRFVTPFGLFSNLQLSTARTFVDVPLAYGYFANISEQIGQVDRLGNGTQIPINGRNEWGIPLLYYNGYANGLKTRWNFAPGKASWEFALTTASPNLPKNFRFDPLNYGLITRLKLQPKYFWKQGFSFSHGKFLQADLLNDNLMDRSGYKQTLLGTDFVLGFGHFELSGEAMGAFYRVPKYSPSTQQYSVNQNFQAFSAWVDAKYEFPFLVGTYAAWRVETLQFSGTWDEAVLRNSLVIGAKIKDFILIRSAYVLQSIQNSNATGYNAWRTSLTLYF, encoded by the coding sequence ATGAATCGAAACACCTGTCTCGTCTTCCTTTTGGGGTTTTATGCGCTGGGCTTGTGGGGACAAGAAAAAACCCAAATCGAGCTCAATGGTACTGCGGATGTAGAATACCTGCGCGGTGGAAACAGTTCGCATTATTACCTCAATGGGGTACACAAAGATCTGAAAGCAGGGGCAGTGCGCCCTTTGGAGCTAAACCTGCTGGCCAAAATCCGCTTCAACCCCCAGTTGAGCGCTAATTTTCGCGTGCAAATGGAGCGGGACGAAGGCCTGAAATTTGATCAGGTACGCCTGGCCCAAGCCAATGTGCAGTGGAACCCGAAGGAAAGCCCCTGGCAGTTTACGGTAGGGCGTTTTGTGACACCTTTTGGCTTGTTCTCGAATTTGCAGCTGTCTACGGCGCGCACTTTTGTAGATGTGCCGCTGGCTTACGGCTATTTTGCAAACATCTCTGAACAGATCGGACAGGTTGATCGCTTGGGCAATGGCACCCAAATCCCCATCAATGGGCGCAATGAGTGGGGCATCCCATTGCTGTACTACAACGGCTATGCCAATGGCTTGAAAACCCGTTGGAACTTTGCACCAGGAAAGGCCTCCTGGGAATTTGCGTTGACTACTGCTTCACCCAATTTGCCCAAAAACTTCCGCTTTGACCCCCTCAACTATGGCTTAATTACCCGCCTAAAATTGCAACCCAAATATTTCTGGAAACAAGGGTTTTCCTTCAGTCATGGCAAGTTTTTGCAGGCCGATCTGCTGAATGACAACTTAATGGATCGCAGTGGGTACAAACAGACGCTTCTGGGCACCGATTTTGTGTTGGGTTTCGGGCACTTCGAGTTATCGGGCGAGGCAATGGGGGCGTTTTACCGGGTGCCAAAATATTCCCCTTCAACCCAACAATATTCAGTCAACCAGAACTTTCAGGCATTTTCAGCCTGGGTAGATGCCAAATATGAATTCCCTTTTTTGGTAGGCACTTATGCGGCCTGGCGGGTAGAAACCCTGCAGTTTAGTGGTACCTGGGATGAAGCAGTATTGCGCAATTCCTTGGTCATCGGGGCCAAAATCAAAGATTTTATCCTGATCCGCAGCGCCTACGTTCTACAATCCATTCAAAACAGCAATGCCACAGGTTACAATGCCTGGAGAACTTCTTTGACTTTGTATTTTTAA
- a CDS encoding DUF1016 N-terminal domain-containing protein, protein MLAKDLQKAFPKSSGLSGANLWRMRAFYLAYHSSGILAPLVREIGWSHNIIIFEKCKDPNERLFYIHQTKRYGWTKNVLIHQIENQSFQKTVLSQQNFDQHLPEEIKAQAVLAVKDEYIFSERRGVD, encoded by the coding sequence ATGTTGGCGAAAGACTTGCAAAAGGCTTTTCCTAAGTCGAGTGGTTTATCTGGTGCAAATTTATGGAGAATGAGGGCATTCTACCTTGCTTATCATTCTTCTGGAATTCTCGCACCGTTGGTGCGAGAAATAGGATGGAGCCACAACATCATTATTTTTGAAAAATGCAAAGATCCCAACGAGCGCCTCTTTTACATCCATCAAACCAAACGCTACGGTTGGACCAAAAACGTGTTGATTCACCAAATTGAAAATCAATCCTTTCAAAAGACGGTTCTCAGTCAGCAAAATTTCGATCAACATTTACCCGAAGAAATCAAAGCTCAAGCGGTACTGGCCGTCAAGGATGAATATATTTTTTCCGAGCGCAGAGGAGTTGATTAA
- a CDS encoding ATP-binding protein: MRRPEARFTIFLLALLLAVLPSLCKAASIPTPQLIVRANQHLTQDQPDSALFVYKKAIQQAQQKRQKPLQLQAGLGLAEVYVYLGDYARAKDQLETCESLAQRQNDRPQLLQTWLMWAEVEFAEGNLAEAEAMLRKLEKRAQAAQDQTTLAHAYNLWAKIYSQQGQSDRANAYLQKGKILALQLPDKTLAIDLLTQLATNYKNQSGALIQAQAHLEELIALREKTKDERNLIADHQELADLLQQTGDHPKAQLQLLKALLLAESVRDTLQQMELLFSLAQGYLGQNQTATAEVYLRRSLIMAMAKKNDYKIAEIKRLQGHNQAKMGQQQQALALYREALTGFERLGNALESGRTLVLFHQPAESKKALIYFQKALEAKMANHEILGEVETRLELAQLQLELKDGPGALRSLQNCADLATQTGSRELLLASWNTLAQAHALQGNYSAAYTFSAQHQNLKDSIYNAEQTRIISEMNARFDNVALRDSLQQTEIAKNRAELRQKNLLNYLLGGALLAGVLIAFLLFQNYRSRSEQRLQAQQMAALEKQREADQLRSMINGEEQERKRIAQELHDGLGTLLATVKLQFNAVQNELPDIDALKAYQTADNLLDEACTEVRKISYNLMPAILQQYGLEYALQDLCEGINRSGRLEISFIPYGLEYSFDDQTAVSVYRIVQELVKNTLRHAEASELIVQLSAEDDLLNIVVEDNGVGFDPVEKMQNPGIGLQSIQSRLTLLHGTMEIESNPGAGATFTIDIPLTPKNL, translated from the coding sequence ATGAGGCGACCAGAAGCTCGGTTTACCATTTTTTTGCTTGCGCTGCTTCTGGCGGTCTTGCCTTCGCTGTGCAAAGCTGCGTCAATTCCCACGCCGCAACTCATCGTTCGAGCCAATCAGCACCTTACCCAGGATCAACCCGATTCCGCCTTATTTGTGTATAAAAAAGCCATTCAACAAGCGCAACAAAAACGTCAAAAGCCACTGCAACTGCAAGCGGGCCTGGGACTTGCCGAGGTATACGTTTACCTGGGGGATTACGCCCGAGCCAAGGATCAACTCGAAACCTGCGAATCATTGGCTCAGCGCCAAAACGACCGCCCCCAACTTTTACAAACCTGGCTGATGTGGGCAGAGGTCGAGTTTGCCGAAGGCAATTTAGCGGAAGCGGAAGCAATGCTTCGAAAACTGGAAAAACGCGCACAAGCAGCGCAAGATCAAACCACACTGGCTCATGCCTACAACCTGTGGGCAAAAATATACAGCCAACAAGGCCAATCGGATCGGGCCAATGCCTATTTGCAAAAAGGGAAAATTCTGGCCTTGCAGCTTCCCGACAAAACTTTAGCCATTGATCTGCTGACTCAACTCGCTACCAATTACAAAAACCAGAGTGGCGCTCTGATTCAAGCGCAAGCGCATTTGGAAGAATTGATTGCCCTGCGGGAAAAAACCAAAGACGAGCGCAACCTGATTGCCGACCATCAGGAGTTGGCGGATCTGTTGCAACAAACTGGCGATCACCCGAAAGCACAGTTACAATTGCTCAAAGCCTTGTTGTTGGCAGAATCCGTGCGGGATACCCTGCAACAAATGGAGTTGTTGTTTTCGCTGGCGCAGGGTTATTTGGGGCAAAATCAAACGGCTACTGCCGAGGTGTACCTCCGGCGAAGTTTGATCATGGCCATGGCCAAAAAGAACGACTACAAAATTGCCGAAATCAAACGCCTCCAGGGCCATAACCAGGCCAAAATGGGCCAACAGCAGCAGGCTCTGGCCTTGTATCGTGAAGCTTTAACGGGTTTTGAACGTTTGGGCAATGCCTTGGAAAGTGGGCGAACGCTGGTGCTGTTTCATCAGCCTGCCGAGTCGAAAAAAGCGTTGATCTATTTCCAAAAAGCGCTGGAAGCCAAGATGGCCAACCATGAAATCCTCGGTGAGGTGGAAACCCGCCTGGAATTGGCGCAACTCCAATTGGAACTCAAGGATGGCCCTGGGGCACTGCGCAGTTTGCAAAACTGTGCTGATCTGGCTACGCAAACCGGGAGTCGCGAATTGTTGCTGGCCAGTTGGAACACCCTGGCCCAAGCCCATGCCCTACAAGGAAATTATAGTGCAGCATACACATTTTCAGCACAACACCAAAACCTCAAAGACTCCATCTACAACGCCGAACAAACGCGGATCATCAGCGAGATGAATGCCCGGTTTGACAATGTGGCCTTGCGCGATAGTTTGCAGCAAACTGAAATTGCCAAAAACCGGGCAGAGTTACGCCAAAAAAACCTGCTGAATTACCTCTTGGGTGGCGCGCTGTTGGCGGGTGTTTTGATCGCTTTTTTGTTGTTTCAAAATTACCGCTCGCGCTCAGAACAACGCCTGCAAGCCCAACAAATGGCCGCACTTGAAAAACAACGCGAGGCCGATCAACTGCGTTCAATGATCAACGGGGAGGAACAAGAACGCAAGCGCATTGCCCAGGAATTGCACGATGGTTTGGGCACCTTGCTGGCTACGGTCAAATTGCAGTTCAATGCGGTGCAAAATGAATTGCCCGACATCGACGCCTTGAAAGCGTACCAAACTGCCGACAACTTGCTGGACGAGGCTTGTACCGAAGTGCGAAAAATCTCCTACAACCTCATGCCGGCCATCTTGCAACAATACGGATTGGAGTACGCCCTGCAAGACCTTTGTGAAGGCATCAACCGCTCGGGACGTCTGGAAATCAGCTTCATCCCTTACGGGCTGGAGTATTCTTTTGATGACCAAACAGCAGTATCGGTTTACCGGATCGTACAAGAATTGGTGAAAAATACCTTGCGCCACGCGGAGGCCAGCGAATTGATTGTACAACTCAGCGCCGAGGATGACTTGCTCAACATCGTGGTGGAAGACAACGGCGTGGGTTTCGACCCTGTTGAAAAAATGCAGAACCCGGGTATCGGGCTACAAAGCATTCAGTCCCGCTTGACCTTGTTGCATGGCACGATGGAGATCGAATCAAATCCGGGCGCAGGAGCCACGTTTACCATCGATATTCCTTTAACACCCAAAAACCTTTAG